From the Candidatus Margulisiibacteriota bacterium genome, the window TTTGTGAACATCCAGAATAATAATAAGACGATCATCCAGCTTGCCTACACCTTTTATAAAGTCCGAATCTATATTTGCTACTATAGGGGATGGCGGTTCGACAGATGAATGAGGGATTCTCAAAACCTCCGAAACGGCGTCAACAATCATTCCAATAACAATACCGGTTATCTCGATGACAACAATTCTTGTTTCAGCGCTCATTTGTGTAACATCTAAACTAAACCGTTTTCTTAGATCAAGCACAGGAATTACTTTACCTCGAAGATTAATTATACCTTCGACAAATTCTTGTGTTTTAGGAACTTTAGTTATATTTTGCATTCTAATGATTTCTTGAACTGATTGAATATCGACTCCATATTGTTCACCAGCCAAGTCAAATACAACAAGTTGTTCAATTTCTGATATAACTAAATCTTTCTGTACAGACATTTATATCTCCTTTAACGTTACCTTTAAATAAAATTACCTTAAAATTATCTACTAAATATAATATCAAATTTTTTTAAAAAAAGCTAATTTCATTATGAATATAGATTAATAAAAAAAAAGCTGTCTATAATCCGCTTTTCAAATTAACTGTAAGTTAACAGTTTTTGATATCTATCTCTCTTATTAAGTATAACATACGATTAAGTAAAAATGATATTTAAAAATTAACACATTCAACTATAGGCAACAGGAAAAGATAGAACAAATTTCGTCCCTAACATCTCTTTCGAAATCACATCAATAGTACCATCATGGGTGTCGATAATTTGTTTCGTTACTGACAGACCTATTCCAGAGCTCTTATCTAAGCCCTTAGTAGTAAAAAAAGATTCGAATATTCGGGAGGTATCAGATTCTTTTATTCCGATTCCGTTATCTCTCACCTCAACAAAAACACGGTCATTCTTGTAATATGAGTATACATCTATAATGCCATCATTATAGAAAATTGCCTGTTCAGCATTGATAATAAGATTCATAAACACTTGCACAAGCTGATTAAGGTCACCAGATATCTTGGGTAATTTTTCCTCATTTTTTATGGTAAGCTTAATCTTTCTAATCTGAAGAAAGTTTTTAATTATAGCTTCGGTCCTTCTCAATACATCTACAATACTGACCTTTTCAAATTTTCCTTCATCTTTTCTCGAATATGAAAGAAAATTAGTAACGACAGACTCCAAATGCGATACTGACATCTCCAATCCCTCTATTAAATTATTATGAGTTTTTCTTAACCCAAGCTTATCAAACAGGTTTGAAAGAAGGGAAACATAGCCTTTAATCCCAGTCATAGGATTTTTGATCTCGTGAGCAACACCGGTAATCAGCTTTCCCATCGCAGAGAACTTTTCGCTTTGGATCAATTGTGACTGTATTTGCTCAATCTTTTTTTCATTGTCTATGAGCTCGGAAGTTTCACGCTCAATTGCTTCCTCCAACTCCTTTTTTGCAATTGCCAGACTTGCATTAGAATCATTCAATGAGGCCTTCAAATCATGATTGTACAATATCCAGCTTAACTGCAACGAAAACATTTCAAGTAATTTAGCATATTCAAGGATGTTCCGGCAGGAAAGTTTACTGGCAATAACCAGTCCGATAATATTATTCAGCAATAAAACCGGAACGACAACAAATTCATTACCCATATCCTGGTAATTAACACCATAGTCGCTAAGCTTTTCGTCATCTTTAATTAAAATACTGGTTCTTTCCTCTTGAATAAAATGGAGAAAGTCGAGGGGATTAATGTTCTTATATAAGTTTTCTAATTTGCTTCTGATATATGTCTTTTCAACACGGTTCTTCTCCTGGTTAAAAATAAAAATACCTGCACTGTCAAGGTCCAGAATTTTAATGACTTCTTCTAAAATGTCATCAAAAGGCATTTCTTCATCTGAGAAACTAAGATAATGGCTTAGCATCCTATAAATCTTAAGAGCTGCGGAATCTTCTTCCCGATCATCAAATTTGGACGATTTATATGTTTCTTTTTTTTTCATATTTCAAAACCAATCATTTGACAATCACAACATAAATTACGAAATATTAAGTTTTTCATTCAAGAAAATTAATTATTGATAATATATATTAATTAAAATTATATTAGAAGAATGACTTATAAAGTCTGTGAAATTAGATACCTAACTATATTATTATACCATTGATTAATATCAAGTTATACCTGAAAGAATTATGTCGATCTTTTTCTTACTCACACCAAGAATAGTGCTTATTACCTCTCTATTTCCACTATGTTCAGCATACAAATCTGAGACCAAATGACCAACGAAATTATCTAAAAGCTCAGAATAGCAAAAATTCAGAGGTGGTTTCCTCTTTCTCGTATTAAGTATTATATTTAAAGGAATTCTAGCAGACAATATATTTTCGCCTTTAGAAATCAACACCAACCTACTTATTACATTACTAATTTCGGCAGTATTACCCGGCCACTCATAATTGTGGAGAATATCCCTGGCCTCAGGGGCCATTTTACAATTGCTACCAAACTCCTTATTATATTTATTCAAATAATAATCAATTATTAAAGGAATATCCTCTTTTCTCATACTTAATGATGGTATTGAAATTGTTGACTCATTAATATAGTGGAATAGTTCCTCATCAAAAGTTTTGTCCTGAATATTTTCGGGAATATCAACGGTTGTACTTAGTATGATCCGAATCTTAATCTCCGGATTAACAGGGCCCTTGAAGCGATCCTCTAACCAAGCGACTACTTTTCTCTGAGTAAA encodes:
- a CDS encoding chemotaxis protein CheW, whose product is MSVQKDLVISEIEQLVVFDLAGEQYGVDIQSVQEIIRMQNITKVPKTQEFVEGIINLRGKVIPVLDLRKRFSLDVTQMSAETRIVVIEITGIVIGMIVDAVSEVLRIPHSSVEPPSPIVANIDSDFIKGVGKLDDRLIIILDVHKIFSNQEKDHLHEVANKRAMQAKEAKELKG